In one window of Rhodopseudomonas palustris HaA2 DNA:
- a CDS encoding acyl-CoA dehydrogenase family protein: MQYRSPWMTEELDTFRDQFRKFLEKDLAPHAEKWRKQKMVDRSAWLKLGEMGALVPSVPEAYGGLGASFAYDAAIYEDMESIVPDALSGVTVSSGIVAHYILNYGSEEQKQRWLPAMARGELIGGIAMTEPGTGSDLQSVRTTAKLEGDTYVINGQKTFITNGQNADLIIVVARTGGPGAKGLSLIAMETKDNPGFKRGRNLDKIGLHASDTSELFFDNATAPKENVLGGEEGKGFAQLMQQLPQERLIIAVGAVAAMERAVKLTTDYTRERKAFGQPILDFQNTAFTLAERKTEAFIARVFVDFCIERLIAGDLDAVTASMAKWWTTQKQVETVDECLQLHGGYGYMQEYPIGRMFVDARIQKIYGGTNEVMKLLIARSL, translated from the coding sequence ATGCAGTATCGATCGCCCTGGATGACCGAGGAACTGGACACGTTCCGTGACCAGTTTCGCAAGTTCTTGGAGAAGGACCTTGCGCCGCACGCCGAAAAATGGCGCAAGCAGAAGATGGTCGATCGCTCCGCCTGGCTCAAGCTCGGCGAGATGGGCGCGCTGGTGCCGAGCGTGCCGGAGGCCTATGGCGGCCTCGGCGCCAGCTTCGCCTATGATGCCGCGATCTACGAGGACATGGAGTCGATCGTGCCGGACGCATTGTCCGGCGTCACCGTGTCGAGCGGCATCGTCGCGCACTACATCCTGAACTACGGCTCGGAAGAGCAGAAGCAGCGCTGGCTGCCGGCGATGGCGCGCGGTGAGCTGATCGGCGGCATCGCGATGACCGAGCCTGGCACCGGCTCTGATCTGCAGAGCGTGCGCACCACGGCCAAGCTCGAGGGCGACACCTACGTCATCAACGGCCAGAAGACCTTCATCACCAATGGCCAGAACGCCGATCTGATCATCGTGGTGGCGCGCACCGGCGGGCCGGGCGCCAAGGGGCTGTCGCTGATCGCGATGGAGACCAAAGACAATCCCGGCTTCAAGCGCGGCCGCAACCTCGACAAGATCGGCCTGCACGCCTCCGACACCTCCGAATTGTTCTTCGACAACGCGACGGCGCCGAAAGAGAATGTGCTGGGCGGCGAAGAGGGCAAGGGTTTCGCCCAGCTGATGCAGCAATTGCCGCAGGAGCGGCTGATCATCGCGGTCGGCGCGGTGGCGGCGATGGAGCGCGCCGTCAAGTTGACCACCGACTATACCCGCGAGCGCAAGGCGTTCGGCCAGCCGATCCTCGACTTCCAGAACACCGCCTTCACGCTCGCCGAGCGCAAGACCGAGGCGTTCATCGCCCGCGTGTTCGTCGATTTCTGCATCGAGCGGCTGATCGCCGGCGATCTCGACGCCGTCACGGCGTCGATGGCGAAATGGTGGACCACGCAGAAGCAGGTCGAGACCGTCGACGAGTGCCTGCAACTGCACGGTGGCTACGGTTACATGCAGGAATATCCGATCGGCCGGATGTTCGTCGATGCGCGGATCCAGAAGATCTACGGCGGCACCAACGAGGTGATGAAGCTGCTGATCGCGCGCTCGCTGTAG
- a CDS encoding DUF1045 domain-containing protein codes for MTQIPRYAIYYLPPPGSVLDRFGSALLGYDVVTGAEPPFPEAMTRAVPDWAAITREPRKYGFHATLKAPIALAAGQSEAELLWACATFAETPRAIPVIAPVVQSIGSFIAVVPSAPSDELVQLATDCVRSFDTFRAPLTAADRARRKPAQLTPRQIQYLDHWGYPYVIEEFRFHMTLTGSLDRVRHVELLGLLRQQFDVLDLGTLAIDRIAVCRQDSAGERFRSIGQFQLRPMP; via the coding sequence ATGACGCAAATCCCCCGCTACGCCATCTATTATCTGCCGCCGCCCGGCAGCGTGCTCGACCGGTTCGGGTCCGCGCTGCTCGGCTACGACGTTGTCACCGGCGCCGAACCACCGTTTCCTGAGGCGATGACGCGCGCCGTGCCTGACTGGGCCGCCATCACCCGCGAGCCGCGCAAATACGGCTTCCACGCCACGCTGAAGGCGCCGATCGCTTTGGCGGCAGGCCAGAGCGAGGCGGAGCTGCTGTGGGCCTGCGCCACCTTCGCCGAGACGCCGCGGGCGATCCCCGTCATCGCGCCGGTGGTCCAGTCGATCGGCAGCTTCATCGCGGTGGTGCCTTCAGCGCCCTCGGACGAGCTCGTGCAACTCGCGACCGATTGCGTGCGCAGTTTCGACACCTTCCGCGCGCCGCTGACAGCGGCCGATCGGGCGCGCAGGAAGCCGGCGCAATTGACGCCCCGGCAGATCCAATATCTCGATCATTGGGGTTACCCCTATGTGATCGAGGAATTCCGCTTCCACATGACGCTGACCGGCTCGCTCGACCGCGTGCGGCACGTCGAGCTGCTCGGCCTGCTGCGCCAACAGTTCGACGTGCTTGATCTCGGGACGCTGGCGATCGACCGGATCGCGGTGTGCCGGCAGGACAGCGCCGGCGAGCGGTTCCGCAGCATCGGCCAGTTTCAACTGCGGCCGATGCCGTGA
- a CDS encoding enoyl-CoA hydratase-related protein: MTWVMSEQRGAVTVLTLNNPEQYNAMRRGLLGDLHAALSAALADRSVRAILLTGAGKGFCAGAELGGATFDAGANVAPWMRAELSPLLEMMRDAEKPIVVAVNGPAAGAGVGLALAGDIVLAARSAKFVLSFVKLGAALDAGTSLFLQRSIGVARARALALLGRPLGAEHAAQWGLIYQVVDDAQLMTEAMVIAEQLANGPPVSIGLIKRQIEAAWSAPLAATLDDEAERQGQAFVTADLREGAAAFVEKRPARFTGR; the protein is encoded by the coding sequence ATGACGTGGGTGATGTCGGAGCAGCGCGGTGCGGTCACCGTGCTGACGCTGAACAATCCCGAGCAGTACAACGCGATGCGCCGCGGTCTGCTCGGCGACCTGCACGCCGCACTGAGCGCGGCCCTCGCCGATCGTTCGGTGCGCGCGATCCTGCTCACCGGCGCCGGCAAGGGATTCTGCGCCGGCGCCGAACTGGGCGGCGCCACGTTCGACGCCGGCGCGAATGTCGCGCCGTGGATGCGCGCCGAACTCAGTCCGTTGCTCGAAATGATGCGTGACGCGGAGAAGCCGATCGTGGTGGCGGTGAACGGCCCGGCGGCAGGCGCCGGTGTCGGTCTTGCGCTCGCCGGCGATATCGTGCTGGCGGCTCGCTCGGCGAAGTTCGTGCTGAGCTTCGTCAAGCTCGGCGCCGCGCTCGATGCCGGCACCTCGCTGTTCCTGCAGCGCTCGATCGGGGTGGCGCGGGCGCGGGCGCTCGCGCTGCTCGGCCGGCCGCTCGGCGCCGAACACGCGGCGCAATGGGGCCTGATCTATCAGGTCGTCGATGATGCCCAACTCATGACCGAGGCGATGGTGATCGCCGAGCAACTCGCGAACGGACCGCCGGTCAGCATCGGGCTTATCAAGCGCCAGATCGAGGCCGCCTGGAGCGCACCGCTTGCCGCGACGCTCGACGACGAAGCCGAACGTCAGGGCCAGGCGTTCGTCACCGCCGATCTGCGCGAAGGCGCCGCCGCCTTCGTCGAAAAGCGCCCGGCGCGGTTCACCGGACGATAG
- a CDS encoding acyl-CoA synthetase, which yields MNITHGLRRALQINADGLATVFNGRRRSWRDVGERVARLAAGLRALGVGEGERVAVLSMNSDRYLELYLAAGWCGGVIVPLNIRWSALENEDALRDCRAVALVVDKAFAATGATLAQAIPGLAMVFADDGDVPAGMKSYEDVIATNAPIPDAMRKAEDLAGIFYTGGTTGRSKGVMLSHGNLMANALNALGEGLFPSTSVYLHAAPMFHLANGAAMYSLLLSGGSNVMVPSFTPEGVMAAMQNDRVTDVLLVPTMIQMFVDHPALKSYDLSSLKNIIYGASPISEAVLARASAALPHVQFTQAYGMTELSPIATLLHWKEHIGDGKAKGRQRAAGRATLGCEVRIVDADDQPVPYGTVGEICVRGDNVMMGYWERPEETARALAGGWMHTGDGGYMDEHGFVYVVDRVKDMIISGGENVYSVEVENAVAQHPAVAQCAVIGIPHEAWGEQVHAVVVTKAGASVTADELIAHCKALIAGYKCPRSVDITETPLPLSGAGKILKRELRQPYWENRERRVS from the coding sequence ATGAATATCACCCACGGCCTGCGGCGCGCGCTGCAGATCAACGCCGACGGCCTCGCCACCGTGTTCAACGGCCGCCGCCGCAGCTGGCGCGACGTCGGCGAGCGCGTCGCCCGCCTCGCCGCCGGCCTGCGTGCGCTCGGCGTCGGCGAAGGCGAGCGCGTCGCCGTGCTGTCGATGAATTCCGACCGCTATCTGGAGCTGTATCTGGCCGCCGGCTGGTGCGGCGGCGTGATCGTGCCGCTCAACATCCGCTGGAGCGCACTGGAGAACGAGGACGCGCTGCGCGACTGCCGTGCGGTGGCTCTGGTCGTCGACAAGGCGTTCGCCGCGACAGGCGCGACGCTGGCGCAAGCGATTCCAGGTCTGGCAATGGTCTTTGCCGACGATGGCGATGTGCCGGCAGGCATGAAGAGCTACGAAGACGTCATCGCGACCAACGCGCCGATCCCCGACGCGATGCGCAAGGCCGAGGACCTCGCCGGTATTTTCTATACCGGCGGCACCACCGGGCGTTCCAAGGGCGTGATGCTGAGCCACGGCAACCTGATGGCCAACGCGCTCAATGCTTTGGGCGAAGGTCTGTTTCCCAGCACCTCGGTGTATCTGCACGCGGCGCCGATGTTCCATCTCGCCAACGGGGCGGCGATGTATTCGCTGCTGCTGTCCGGCGGCTCCAATGTCATGGTGCCGTCGTTCACGCCGGAAGGCGTGATGGCGGCGATGCAGAACGACCGCGTCACCGATGTGCTGCTGGTGCCGACCATGATCCAGATGTTCGTCGATCATCCGGCGCTGAAGAGCTACGACCTGTCGTCGCTGAAGAACATCATCTACGGCGCCTCCCCGATCAGCGAGGCGGTGCTCGCCCGCGCCAGCGCCGCGCTGCCCCACGTGCAGTTCACCCAGGCCTACGGCATGACCGAATTGTCGCCGATCGCCACGCTGCTGCACTGGAAGGAGCATATCGGCGACGGCAAGGCCAAGGGACGGCAGCGCGCGGCCGGCCGCGCTACGCTCGGCTGCGAGGTCCGCATCGTCGACGCCGACGACCAGCCGGTGCCGTACGGCACCGTCGGCGAGATCTGCGTGCGCGGCGACAATGTGATGATGGGCTATTGGGAGCGTCCGGAGGAGACCGCGCGGGCGCTGGCGGGCGGCTGGATGCACACCGGCGACGGCGGCTACATGGACGAGCACGGCTTCGTCTACGTCGTCGACCGCGTCAAGGACATGATCATCTCCGGCGGCGAGAACGTCTATTCGGTCGAGGTCGAGAACGCGGTGGCGCAGCATCCGGCCGTGGCGCAATGCGCGGTGATCGGGATTCCGCACGAGGCCTGGGGCGAGCAGGTCCACGCCGTGGTCGTCACCAAGGCCGGCGCGAGCGTCACCGCCGACGAACTGATCGCGCATTGCAAGGCGCTGATCGCCGGCTACAAATGCCCGCGCAGCGTCGACATCACCGAGACGCCGCTGCCGCTGTCGGGCGCCGGCAAGATCCTCAAGCGCGAATTGCGACAGCCCTATTGGGAGAACCGCGAACGCCGCGTGAGCTGA
- a CDS encoding alpha-D-ribose 1-methylphosphonate 5-triphosphate diphosphatase, with product MTDILIEGGRTLLGDELSEASLESSGGVIAAAGSSSRHPAIRIDARGLLVLPGIVDLHGDAFERQMMPRPGVDFPIDVALADSDRQAIANGITTMFHAVTWSWEPGLRSAANARRMLDAIDVTRARLAVDTRIHLRHEAFNLDAVEEIAQWIGDRRVDLFAFNDHMDSTIADLSRPHRRARMVERTGLSGEDFDRLVERVASRTAEVPDAISRLAACARDAGLPMLSHDDDTPQMRQGFRSLGVRIAEFPTTEETARDAAGAGDFIVFGAPNVVRGGSHTGWTKAADMIAKGLCSVLASDYYYPAPLLAAFRLVHDGILPLPQAWKLVSESPARAAGLSDRGVLEAGKRADILIVDDRIALRPRLVAAIAGGRLVHLDEPERFVMSHKAAHETVAAA from the coding sequence ATGACCGACATCCTGATCGAAGGCGGCCGCACGCTGCTCGGCGACGAGCTGTCGGAAGCCTCGCTCGAGAGTTCGGGCGGGGTGATCGCGGCTGCGGGTTCGAGTTCGCGTCATCCCGCGATCCGGATCGACGCGCGCGGGTTGCTGGTGCTGCCCGGCATCGTCGATTTGCACGGCGACGCGTTCGAGCGGCAGATGATGCCGCGGCCGGGCGTCGATTTCCCGATCGACGTGGCCTTGGCGGACAGCGATCGGCAGGCGATCGCCAACGGCATCACCACGATGTTCCATGCCGTGACCTGGTCGTGGGAGCCGGGGCTGCGCAGCGCCGCCAATGCCCGGCGGATGCTGGACGCGATCGACGTCACGAGGGCGAGGCTCGCCGTCGATACGCGTATCCACTTGCGCCACGAGGCTTTCAATCTCGACGCCGTCGAGGAGATCGCGCAGTGGATCGGCGACCGCCGCGTCGATCTGTTCGCCTTCAACGACCACATGGATTCGACGATCGCGGATCTGTCGCGTCCGCATCGGCGCGCCCGGATGGTGGAACGCACCGGCCTGTCCGGCGAAGACTTCGACCGGCTGGTCGAGCGCGTCGCCTCGCGCACCGCCGAGGTGCCGGACGCGATTTCTCGGCTCGCCGCCTGCGCCCGCGACGCCGGCCTGCCGATGCTGTCGCATGACGACGACACACCGCAGATGCGGCAGGGCTTCCGCTCGCTCGGCGTCCGCATCGCCGAATTCCCCACCACCGAGGAGACCGCGCGGGACGCCGCCGGCGCGGGCGACTTCATCGTGTTTGGCGCGCCGAATGTCGTGCGCGGCGGCAGCCATACCGGCTGGACCAAAGCGGCGGACATGATCGCCAAGGGGCTGTGTTCGGTTCTGGCGTCGGATTACTACTATCCCGCCCCGCTGCTGGCGGCGTTCCGGCTGGTGCATGACGGCATCCTGCCGCTGCCGCAGGCGTGGAAGCTGGTTTCGGAATCGCCGGCACGCGCGGCGGGATTGTCCGACCGCGGCGTGCTGGAGGCCGGTAAGCGCGCCGATATCCTGATCGTCGACGACCGGATCGCCCTGCGGCCGCGGCTGGTCGCGGCGATCGCGGGAGGGCGGCTCGTTCATCTCGACGAGCCGGAGCGCTTCGTGATGTCGCACAAGGCCGCGCACGAGACGGTTGCCGCGGCCTGA
- a CDS encoding lipid-transfer protein, with the protein MASSVYVAGVGMIPFVKPGANEPYHLMGAEAARRALSDAGVGYDAIQQAFVGYVYGDSTCGQRALYQVGMTGVPIVNVNNNCSTGSTALFLARQAIASGAADCVLALGFEQMKPGALGSVFVDRPSAFEDFDAAADKLIDAPGIPLALRYFGGAGLSHMQKHGTPLSSFAKVRAKASRHAAKNPLALFRKEVTAEDVLNDQVIWPGVMTRLMACPPTCGGAAAVLVSEAFAKKHGLNINVRIAAQAMTTDTPSTFDAGDMMRVVGYDMARAAADKVYEQAGVGPKDIDVVELHDCFAHNELITYEALGLCPEGGAEKFIDDGDNTYGGQFVTNPSGGLLSKGHPLGATGLAQCYELTRQLRGSAEATQVDGAKRALQHNLGLGGACVVTLYERA; encoded by the coding sequence ATGGCGTCATCCGTCTACGTCGCCGGTGTCGGCATGATTCCTTTCGTCAAGCCGGGCGCCAACGAGCCCTATCACCTGATGGGCGCCGAAGCGGCGCGGCGCGCGCTCAGCGACGCGGGTGTCGGCTACGACGCCATCCAGCAGGCCTTCGTCGGCTACGTTTACGGCGACTCCACCTGCGGGCAGCGCGCGCTGTATCAGGTCGGCATGACCGGCGTGCCGATCGTCAACGTCAACAACAACTGCTCGACCGGCTCGACCGCGCTGTTTCTGGCGCGGCAGGCGATCGCCTCGGGTGCGGCCGATTGCGTGCTGGCGCTCGGCTTCGAGCAGATGAAGCCCGGTGCGCTCGGCTCGGTGTTCGTCGATCGCCCCAGCGCGTTCGAGGATTTCGATGCCGCCGCCGACAAGTTGATCGATGCGCCCGGCATTCCGCTGGCGCTGCGCTATTTCGGCGGCGCCGGCCTCAGCCACATGCAGAAGCACGGCACGCCGCTGTCGTCCTTCGCCAAGGTCCGCGCCAAAGCGAGCCGCCACGCCGCGAAAAATCCGCTGGCGTTGTTCCGCAAGGAAGTCACCGCGGAGGACGTGCTGAACGACCAGGTGATCTGGCCCGGCGTGATGACGCGGCTGATGGCGTGCCCGCCGACCTGCGGCGGTGCCGCGGCTGTGCTGGTGTCGGAAGCCTTCGCCAAGAAGCACGGCCTCAACATCAACGTCCGCATCGCTGCGCAAGCAATGACAACCGACACGCCCTCGACATTCGACGCGGGCGACATGATGCGGGTGGTCGGCTACGACATGGCGCGTGCCGCGGCCGACAAGGTCTACGAGCAGGCCGGCGTGGGCCCGAAGGACATCGACGTCGTCGAGCTGCACGACTGCTTCGCCCACAACGAGTTGATCACCTACGAGGCGCTCGGCCTGTGCCCCGAAGGCGGCGCCGAGAAGTTCATCGACGACGGCGACAACACCTATGGCGGCCAATTCGTCACCAATCCGTCCGGCGGGTTGCTGTCGAAAGGCCATCCGCTCGGCGCCACCGGGCTCGCGCAGTGCTACGAACTGACCCGGCAGTTGCGCGGCTCCGCGGAGGCGACGCAGGTGGACGGCGCGAAGCGCGCGCTGCAGCACAATCTCGGCCTCGGCGGGGCTTGCGTCGTCACCCTTTACGAACGCGCCTGA
- a CDS encoding SDR family NAD(P)-dependent oxidoreductase: protein MAKLQGKVALVTGSGRGIGRAIALKLASEGARVVVNDLDDAPGDAVAAEIIAAGGEAIAINGSVSEPGFADRFVGAAVDKFGGLDIIVNNAGYTWDSTIQKMTDEQFQAMLDVHLVAPFRILRAAAEPIRIFAKKEAEAGREVFRKVVNISSIAGLYGNAGQASYSSAKASLVGLTRTLCKEWGRYKVNVNCVAFGLINTRLTQPIEAQQTTIDVAGRDIKVGVQPQMLDAMARMIPLGRGGTPEEAADAVYLFCSPESNYISGQVVVCGGGLIL, encoded by the coding sequence ATGGCCAAACTGCAAGGCAAGGTGGCGCTCGTCACCGGATCGGGACGCGGCATCGGCCGCGCCATTGCGTTGAAGCTCGCCTCCGAAGGGGCGCGGGTCGTGGTCAACGACCTCGACGACGCGCCGGGCGACGCGGTCGCGGCCGAGATCATCGCGGCCGGCGGCGAGGCGATCGCGATCAACGGCAGTGTGTCCGAACCGGGCTTCGCCGATCGCTTCGTCGGCGCCGCGGTCGACAAATTCGGCGGCCTCGACATCATCGTCAACAACGCCGGCTACACTTGGGATTCGACGATCCAGAAGATGACCGACGAGCAGTTCCAGGCGATGCTCGACGTGCATCTGGTGGCGCCGTTCCGCATCCTGCGCGCGGCCGCCGAGCCGATCCGCATCTTCGCCAAGAAGGAGGCCGAAGCCGGGCGCGAGGTGTTCCGCAAGGTGGTCAACATCTCGTCGATCGCGGGGCTCTACGGCAATGCCGGCCAGGCGAGTTATTCCTCCGCCAAGGCATCGCTGGTCGGATTGACGCGGACGCTGTGCAAGGAATGGGGGCGCTACAAGGTCAACGTCAATTGCGTCGCCTTCGGCCTGATCAACACGCGTCTGACGCAACCGATCGAGGCGCAGCAGACCACCATCGACGTCGCCGGCCGCGACATCAAGGTCGGCGTCCAGCCGCAGATGCTCGACGCCATGGCGCGGATGATCCCGCTCGGGCGTGGCGGCACGCCGGAGGAGGCGGCCGACGCGGTGTATCTGTTCTGCAGCCCGGAATCGAACTACATCAGTGGTCAGGTCGTCGTCTGCGGCGGCGGACTTATTCTGTAG
- a CDS encoding TetR/AcrR family transcriptional regulator, giving the protein MDGRPANDQSPWMPFESRRRARDEKREAVLRTAVQLFLEQGYHRATLNEVAERLNITKPALYNYFRSKDEILFECWALGQEQVDEFIAVINRSGQNGLGKLRALVRAYAGTMATDFGASLVRFDPRDLKPHNAQTVRDAKRSIDRTFRRYIAEGIADKSIKPCDPKLAAFAIAGSLNWIGHWYQRGGPLTPDAIADEFAVRLTEGLAAPSIKKSVVKAPTATKKK; this is encoded by the coding sequence ATGGACGGACGCCCCGCCAACGACCAATCGCCCTGGATGCCGTTCGAGAGCCGCCGCCGCGCCCGCGACGAGAAGCGCGAGGCGGTGCTGCGCACGGCGGTGCAGCTGTTTCTCGAGCAGGGCTATCACCGCGCCACCCTGAACGAGGTGGCCGAGCGGCTGAACATCACCAAGCCGGCGCTGTACAACTACTTCCGCAGCAAGGACGAGATCCTGTTCGAGTGCTGGGCGCTGGGGCAGGAGCAAGTCGACGAGTTCATCGCCGTGATCAACCGCAGCGGCCAGAACGGCCTCGGCAAGCTGCGGGCACTGGTGCGCGCCTATGCCGGGACGATGGCGACCGATTTCGGCGCCAGCCTGGTGCGGTTCGATCCGCGCGACCTGAAGCCGCACAATGCGCAGACGGTGCGCGACGCCAAGCGCAGTATCGACCGGACGTTTCGGCGCTACATCGCGGAGGGCATCGCCGACAAATCGATCAAGCCGTGCGATCCGAAGCTGGCCGCATTCGCGATCGCCGGCTCGCTGAATTGGATCGGCCATTGGTACCAGCGCGGCGGCCCGCTGACGCCGGATGCGATCGCCGATGAATTCGCTGTCCGTCTCACGGAAGGGCTCGCCGCGCCATCGATCAAGAAGAGCGTCGTCAAGGCGCCGACTGCAACAAAGAAGAAGTAA
- a CDS encoding MaoC family dehydratase — MTETTTAAVGDRVVHKQFPAISRHRLALYCGASGDHNPIHVDIDFAKASGFPDVFSHGMLVMGYLGQALSDAFPPDRIRAFSTRFSAITQVGAELTCEGTIAELFEAGGERRARLTLTTKDQHGETKLAGEAVVALS; from the coding sequence ATGACCGAGACGACAACAGCAGCGGTCGGCGACCGCGTCGTGCACAAGCAGTTTCCGGCGATCAGCCGGCATCGGCTGGCGCTGTATTGCGGTGCTTCCGGCGATCATAATCCGATCCACGTCGATATCGACTTCGCCAAGGCGTCGGGATTCCCCGACGTGTTCAGCCACGGCATGCTGGTGATGGGCTATCTCGGCCAGGCGCTCAGCGACGCGTTTCCGCCCGATCGAATTCGTGCGTTCTCGACGCGCTTTTCGGCGATCACGCAGGTCGGCGCCGAGCTGACCTGCGAGGGCACCATCGCCGAACTGTTCGAAGCCGGCGGCGAACGCCGCGCCAGGCTGACACTCACCACCAAGGACCAGCACGGCGAGACCAAACTCGCCGGCGAGGCCGTGGTCGCTCTCTCATAA
- a CDS encoding MaoC family dehydratase N-terminal domain-containing protein, with protein MVDQSAVGRRFTPVTAQVEPGRLRYFFETLGESNPVYRDAAAATAACYRGIPIPPTYLFCLEMLDNEKSFEFLTALDIDLGRVLHGEQSFVYHAPVVVGDTLTFSPRVASVTDKKGGAMTLIVVETAVTNQDGVHVADTARTIVVRNG; from the coding sequence ATGGTTGATCAATCCGCGGTCGGTCGCCGGTTCACGCCGGTGACGGCCCAAGTCGAGCCGGGCCGTCTGCGCTATTTTTTCGAGACGCTCGGCGAGTCCAATCCCGTGTATCGCGACGCCGCGGCGGCCACAGCCGCCTGCTACAGGGGGATTCCGATCCCGCCGACCTATCTGTTCTGTCTGGAGATGCTCGACAACGAAAAGTCGTTCGAATTTCTCACCGCGCTCGATATCGATCTCGGTCGCGTGCTGCACGGCGAGCAGAGCTTCGTTTATCACGCTCCGGTCGTCGTCGGTGACACGCTGACCTTCAGCCCGCGCGTCGCCAGCGTTACGGACAAGAAGGGCGGTGCGATGACGCTGATCGTGGTCGAGACCGCGGTGACCAATCAGGACGGCGTCCATGTGGCCGATACGGCCCGGACGATCGTCGTCCGCAACGGGTGA
- a CDS encoding acyl-CoA synthetase — MSFAYFDWITHHAEVRPDRIALIDLATQRRLTYRALDDRIDRLASHLASLGVGRGDRVAVLAANTTDTLEVQFACFRLGAIFVPLNVRLTVHELSFIVGDAAPLVLAHDSDFAAMAGDLQSKCGIAHLLQFGAPYEAALSAAPRLARAEAVTLDDVSTIMYTSGTTGKPKGAMITHLMTFINAVNLGIPAFITQRTVFLCVMPLFHTGGLNCYTNPVLHAGGTVILMRAFDPGETLRLIGDAGIGLTHFFGVPSIYQFMCQHPAFADTDLSRLQMAGVGGAPMPVPLLRIWQERGCTLVQGYGMTETSPAVMMLDSDDAARKAGSAGKPVLHADLKIVGPDGEPVAPGEMGELWVKGPNITPGYWNRPEANRTSFTDGWLHTGDAARVDGEGFYYIVDRTKDMYISGGENVYPAEVEDVLYQLPEIAEAAVIGAPDPQWGETGVAIIAVKTGHDLPEAKLHTHCRERLARFKCPQRVVFVEALPRNATGKVHKPTLRERFLVRETMDA; from the coding sequence ATGAGCTTCGCCTATTTCGACTGGATCACCCATCACGCCGAAGTTCGTCCCGACCGGATCGCGTTGATCGATCTCGCCACGCAACGCCGGCTGACCTATCGCGCGCTCGATGATCGGATCGATCGCCTGGCGTCGCACCTCGCGTCGCTCGGCGTCGGCCGTGGCGATCGCGTCGCGGTGCTGGCCGCCAACACCACCGACACGCTGGAGGTGCAATTCGCCTGCTTCCGGCTCGGCGCGATCTTCGTGCCGCTGAATGTGCGGCTGACCGTGCACGAATTGTCGTTCATCGTCGGCGACGCCGCACCGCTTGTGCTGGCGCATGATTCCGATTTCGCCGCGATGGCCGGCGATCTTCAGAGCAAATGCGGCATCGCGCATCTCCTGCAGTTCGGCGCGCCCTACGAGGCCGCGCTGTCGGCTGCGCCGCGGCTCGCCCGCGCCGAGGCGGTGACGCTCGATGACGTCTCGACCATCATGTACACCTCGGGGACGACGGGAAAACCGAAGGGCGCGATGATCACGCACCTGATGACCTTCATCAACGCGGTCAATCTCGGCATCCCGGCCTTCATCACCCAGCGCACCGTGTTTCTCTGCGTGATGCCGCTGTTCCACACCGGCGGGCTGAATTGCTACACCAACCCGGTGCTGCACGCCGGCGGCACGGTGATCCTGATGCGCGCCTTCGATCCCGGCGAAACGCTGCGGCTGATCGGCGACGCTGGCATCGGCCTGACGCATTTCTTCGGCGTGCCGTCGATCTATCAGTTCATGTGCCAGCATCCCGCCTTCGCAGACACCGATCTGTCGCGGCTGCAGATGGCGGGCGTCGGCGGGGCGCCGATGCCGGTGCCGCTGCTCAGGATCTGGCAGGAGCGCGGCTGCACCCTGGTGCAAGGCTACGGCATGACGGAAACCAGCCCCGCGGTGATGATGCTGGATTCCGACGACGCCGCGCGCAAGGCGGGCTCGGCCGGCAAGCCGGTGCTGCACGCCGATCTGAAGATCGTCGGCCCCGATGGCGAGCCGGTCGCGCCCGGCGAGATGGGCGAGCTCTGGGTGAAAGGCCCCAACATCACCCCCGGCTACTGGAACCGGCCGGAGGCCAACCGCACCTCGTTCACCGACGGCTGGCTGCACACCGGCGATGCCGCACGCGTCGACGGCGAAGGCTTCTACTACATCGTCGACCGCACCAAGGACATGTACATCTCCGGCGGCGAGAACGTCTATCCGGCCGAAGTCGAGGACGTGCTGTATCAGCTGCCGGAGATCGCCGAGGCCGCCGTGATCGGCGCACCCGATCCGCAATGGGGCGAGACCGGCGTGGCGATCATCGCGGTCAAGACCGGCCACGACCTTCCGGAAGCGAAGCTGCACACCCATTGCCGCGAGCGACTGGCCCGGTTCAAATGCCCGCAGCGGGTGGTCTTCGTCGAGGCGCTGCCACGCAACGCCACCGGCAAGGTGCACAAGCCGACCCTGCGCGAGCGCTTCCTGGTGCGGGAGACGATGGACGCGTAA